From the Toxoplasma gondii ME49 chromosome VIIa, whole genome shotgun sequence genome, one window contains:
- the PLP1 gene encoding perforin-like protein PLP1 (encoded by transcript TGME49_204130), with protein sequence MFVVDLSLSGNMRSLTHGKSIHRSSIVVVTHCSHRLSLSPLNRPALFPSHSDRYTVPWRCRPSSWRLWITFVCLSTLHMFGLSSAVKRDGEVPTANLRASLSPDSSKENAMLLSAIGGIGPTESRLQHIPFSTTRYLPIRSHVLQSTVERIESPEALNEVPTKVERNEFTEKGDKTEQVLTAQADHKSLLEGRSESTSTAPDDDFDFLFEDDTPKKPKSRVNKGTSSDETSPGDRSSGEGSSDSDSLLSVVHRTKGNATQANKNQTRITHPKSKAQHQKKVTKKQGIPGSDSLGTSSADFDFDIDSSSNTQADDSQRQSLGDSSALDLFGSDTGDTGDIFGFSNSSSDGGNAAANDGGLFSSSGMGPTGASDETSANPLGSILGGVLNPFAQQQSITPMTDKADEWSKENMKAFEEKMPKKMRDDGSPDSWYKQAVPQESVADLNRMRENRRIAEENRAAAPLSAVYTKATKTVPAINYLGAGYDHVRGNPVGDPSSMGDPGIRPPVLRFTYAQNEDGVSNDLTVLQPLGGYVRQYVACRQSETISELSNLSDYQNELSVDASLQGGDPIGLNSFSASTGYRDFAKEVSKKDTRTYMLKNYCMRYEAGVAQSNHFKWNVTIAFAAGVSQLPDVFDAHNPECACSAEQWRQDQNAEACTKTNVPIWISFIEQFGTHFLVRLFAGGKMTYQVTAKRSEVEKMRNMGIDVKTQLKMQLGGVSGGAGQGTSSKKNQSSSEYQMNVQKETLVIGGRPPGNVSDPAALAAWADTVEELPMPVKFEVQPLYHLLPVEKQEAFKQAVTFYSKSVGLTPQDLSALTGVTRNLPKQLTQATQVAWSGPPPGFAKCPEGQVVILGFAMHLNFKEPGTDNFRIISCPPGREKCDGVGTASSETDEGRIYILCGEEPINEIQQVVAESPAHAGASVLEASCPDETVVVGGFGISVRGGSDGLDSFSIESCTTGQTICTKAPTRGSEKNFLWMMCVDKQYPGLRELVNVAELGSHGNANKRAVNSDGNVDVKCPANSSIVLGYVMEAHTNLQFVRDKFLQCPENASECKMTGKGVDHGMLWLFDRHALFGWIICKTVNEPAMHVATDVGKAKGNGKKRKGKKGKNKTNAPNEVEEGQQLGADSPSQVSVPADADSGPTSKTMSSLKLAPVKLLDL encoded by the exons ATGTTTGTCGTTGATTTGAGCCTGTCAGGCAACATGAGGTCACTCACACATGGCAAGAGCATCCATCGCTCTAGCATCGTTGTTGTGACGCACTGTAGTCACAGACTCTCCCTATCCCCTTTAAATCGTCCCGCGTTATTTCCATCACATTCTGACAGGTACACTGTTCCCTGGCGTTGTCGGCCTTCGTCTTGGCGTTTATGGATCACGTTCGTTTGTCTGTCAACATTGCACATGTTCGGTCTCTCCAGCGCTGTCAAAAGGGATGGGGAAGTTCCTACTGCAAATCTGAGAGCCTCTCTCAGTCCCGATAGCAGCAAAGAGAACGCGATGCTGCTTAGTGCTATAGGAGGCATAGGGCCTACTGAATCAAGACTTCAGCATATACCGTTCAGCACGACACGTTATCTTCCTATCCGTAGCCATGTTTTGCAGTCTACTGTTGAGAGAATTGAATCCCCCGAGGCTCTCAATGAGGTTCCGACAAAGGTAGAAAGAAATGAGTTCactgaaaaaggagacaagacagagCAGGTCCTCACCGCCCAAGCCGACCATAAATCTCTGCTGGAGGGCAGATCG GAATCAACTTCGACTGCGCCAGATGACGATTTCGATTTTTTATTTGAAGATGACACACCTAAGAAACCCAAGAGCAGAGTGAATAAAGGGACGTCCTCCGATGAAACGAgtccaggagacagaagttCTGGGGAAGGTAGTTCCGACTCAGACAGTCTACTGTCTGTTGTGCACAGAACAAAGGGCAACGCAACGCAGGCGAACAAGAATCAAACGCGTATTACTCATCCGAAGAGCAAAGCACAGCATCAGAAGAAGGTCACAAAGAAACAAGGTATACCAGGATCAGACAGTTTGGGAACCTCTTCAGCCGATTTTGATTTTGACATCGACAGTTCCTCAAACACGCAGGCTGACGACTCACAGCGGCAGTCGTTAGGGGATTCATCCGCTTTGGATCTTTTCGGCAGTGACACGGGAGACACGGGAGATATCTTTGGCTTCTCGAATTCTTCTAGTGATGGTGGAAACGCTGCTGCCAACGATGGAGGCCTATTCTCGTCCTCGGGCATGGGACCTACCGGCGCCTCAGATGAGACCTCGGCAAACCCTCTAGGCTCGATACTGGGTGGCGTGTTAAACCCATTTGCGCAACAGCAGTCGATTACTCCCATGACGGATAAGGCTGACGAATGGTCAAAGGAAAATATGAAGGCTTTCGAAGAGAAAATGCCAAAGAAAATGCGAG ACGATGGCAGTCCAGATAGTTGGTACAAGCAAGCCGTTCCACAAGAGAGTGTGGCAGATCTCAACAGGATGCGAGAAAACCGTCGCATCGCCGAAGAAAACCGGGCGGCGGCGCCGCTCTCAGCTGTATACACTAAGGCAACGAAGACGGTTCCTGCTATTA actACCTCGGCGCGGGTTATGACCACGTCAGAGGCAATCCGGTCGGCGACCCGAGTTCTATGGGAGACCCCGGGATCCGGCCCCCGGTGCTTCGTTTTACTTACGCCCAAAACGAAGATGGTGTCTCGAATGACTTGACTGTTTTGCAGCCTCTTGGGGGTTATGTTAGGCAATACGTTGCGTGCAGGCAAAGCGAGACCATCAGCGAACTGTCAAACCTCAGTGACTACCAAAATGAGCTTTCTGTGGATGCATCACTTCAAGGGGGAGACCCGATAGGCTTAAACAGTTTTTCTGCCTCAACTGGATACAGGGATTTTGCCAAAGAAGTCTCAAAGAAGGACACCAGGACGTATATGCTGAAAAACTACTGCATGCGATACGAAGCTGGTGTCGCACAAAGCAACCACTTCAAGTG GAACGTAACAATAGCGTTCGCGGCGGGCGTCAGCCAGTTACCAGATGTCTTTGATGCGCATAACCCGGAATGTGCCTGCTCAGCAGAGCAGTGGCGTCAGGATCAAAATGCGGAGGCATGTACAAAAACGAACGTTCCCATCTGGATAAGTTTCATCGAACAGTTCGGCACTCACTTCCTCGTTCGCTTGTTTGCCG GTGGAAAAATGACGTATCAAGTGACAGCGAAGCGGtcggaagtggagaaaatgAGGAACATGGGAATCGACGTGAAGACGCAGTTAAAGATGCAACTGGGTGGCGTCAGCGGAGGGGCGGGTCAGGGAACCTCAAGCAAGAAAAATCAAAGTTCGTCAGAGTATCAGATGAAtgtgcagaaagagacacttgTGATTGGCGGGCGCCCGCCTGGGAATGTGTCTGATCCCGCTGCCTTGGCGGCTTGGGCTGATACCGTTGAAGAACTTCCAATGCCC GTCAAGTTCGAAGTTCAGCCACTGTACCACCTGCTCCCTGTTGAGAAGCAGGAAGCATTCAAGCAAGCTGTCACATTCTATTCGAAGTCTGTGGGGTTGACACCGCAGGATCTCAGTGCTCTCACGGGTGTAACCCGCAATCTCCCAAAACAG CTAACCCAAGCGACCCAGGTGGCATGGTCGGGGCCACCTCCAGGATTTGCCAAGTGCCCAGAGGGCCAAGTTGTCATACTTGGCTTTGCCATGCACCTAAACTTTAAGGAACCTGGAACCGACAACTTTCGCATCATTTCGTGCCCTCCCGGAAG AGAGAAATGTGATGGAGTTGGTACTGCTAGTAGCGAGACTGACGAGGGCCGTATTTACATTCTCTGCGGAGAGGAGCCGATTAACGAAATCCAACAAGTTGTGGCCGAGTCGCCTGCTCACGCCGGC GCGTCTGTCCTCGAAGCCTCTTGTCCTGATGAGACCGTCGTCGTGGGTGGCTTTGGAATATCTGTTCGAGGTGGCAGTGATGGGCTGGACAGCTTCTCTATAGAGTCTTGCACAACAG GTCAAACCATTTGCACGAAGGCGCCAACACGTGGGTCGGAGAAGAATTTTCTGTGGATGATGTGCGTCGATAAACAGTATCCTGGACTTCGA GAATTGGTTAACGTGGCGGAGCTTGGTTCACATGGGAACGCGAACAAACGCGCTGTGAATTCAGATGGAAATGTGGACGTGAAGTGCCCGGCAAATTCTTCCATTGTCCTTG GTTATGTTATGGAAGCGCACACGAACCTGCAGTTTGTACGCGACAAATTCCTACAATGTCCCGAAAACGCCAGTGAGTGCAAGATGACCGGAAAAGGTGTGGACCATGGAATGCTGTGGCTGTTTGATCGGCACGCCCTCTTTGGCTGGATTATCTGCAAAACGGTGAACGAGCCGGCTATGCATGTAGCAACGGACGTGGGCAAGGCGAAGGGGAACggcaaaaagagaaagggaaagaaggGTAAGAATAAGACTAATGCGCCTaacgaagtcgaggaaggGCAGCAGCTGGGCGCGGATTCACCGAGCCAAGTCTCTGTACCAGCCGATGCTGATTCAGGGCCGACGTCCAAGACTATGTCGAGTCTCAAGCTTGCGCCCGTCAAGCTGTTAGACCTGTAA
- a CDS encoding hypothetical protein (encoded by transcript TGME49_204120), protein MLPHQLKRAVAEAEAHAAAQNGTRGGDGGGGESLPAGEADRLRQLQKDRAQLQLRKLQADAGLISKQAAVVAAAGLEWLYDEPKGQKEAQEAAREAYLLGKPLEAPSASSASASRADQVAAARGGRERQGEVQSASLFLPEGSLLRASDDTLRKLREDPLFLIKQAEITQKKIQEANPLLRQREAERRERRRLEEEEKRRRRERKRERKLQKKLKERKRRRRKEEADQEARRRSRYSSDEDSGYREERRRERYEDSRQGERRGGHEWGRLKEEPARERREGRGFFNACVRGSRFGDSRSSCRRRQSAEAPSRSSRSVSGDRGRRGEREQRGRSRRARRSSSSPDARRRDRHRRRSKHSEGSDSFSSSSSSSSSPSRSRRRSTLQPPPEEKRTVQEAPAVKKEPMLLPVKREQASASPASANEAEKATRRVYGPARPDVAAIQTEAFGVTDEIAPPAAIQEKARVLQEQREAQQKAAIAARNAAIDQAVRERREREEKAKNEGGGSQSEADQKLQQMREAGLRHEEDKARKHELLAMKETLQEQLEQKWRVKTEGGELFNSVQRQAFFSEGKTVEDFLQRRRARRRKGADEDDILATNAEQR, encoded by the exons ATGCTGCCTCACCAGCTAAAGCGAGCTGTCGCCGAGGCGGAGGCGCATGCGGCGGCCCAGAATGGTACGCGGGGCGGCGACGGTGGAGGCGGCGAGTCCTTACCGGCTGGAGAGGCCGACAGACTTCGACAGCTTCAGAAAGATCgagcgcagctgcagctCCGAAAACTGCAG GCAGACGCAGGTTTGATTTCGAAGCAAGCGGCGGTGGTGGCGGCTGCGGGTTTGGAGTGGCTGTACGACGAGCCGAAGGGGCagaaggaggcgcaggaggcGGCAAGAGAAGCATATCTCCTGGGGAAGCCGCTCGAGgcgccgtctgcgtcttcggcGTCTGCATCTCGAGCGGACCAAGTTGCGGCCGCGCGGGGGGGGCGGGAGCGACAGGGTGAGGTCCAGAGCGCCTCACTGTTTCTGCCGGAAGGATCTCTGCTGCGCGCGAGCGATGACACGCTGCGGAAGCTGCGAGAGGACCCGTTGTTTCTGATCAAGCAGGCCGAGATCACGCAAAAGAAGATCCAGGAGGCGAACCCGCTGCtccggcagagagaggcggaacggcgggagagacggcgcctagaggaggaggagaaaaggcgacgccgcgagcgaaaacgcgaacgcaagctgcagaagaaactgaaggagaggaagcgacggcgacgaaaggaagaagccgatcaagaggcgcggagacgcagccgatactccagcgacgaagacagcggataccgagaggagagaaggcgagagaggtaCGAGGACTCAAGACAAGGGGAGCGACGCGGTGGCCACGAGTGGGGCAGACTCAAAGAGGAgcccgcgagagagaggcgcgaagggCGCGGCTTTTTCAATGCATGCGTCCGCGGGTCAAGATTTGGAGACTCCAGAAGCTCGTGCAGACGGAGGCAAAGCGCAGAGGCGCCTTCCAGGTCCAGTCGTTCCGTCTCCGGCGACcggggaaggcgaggagagcgagaacaacGTGGACGATCAAGAAGAGCCAGACGCTCATCTTCGTCGCCTGACGCGCGACGCCGAGACAGGCACCGACGGAGAAGCAagcacagcgaagggagTGACtcattttcttcgtcttcttcgtcctcgtcgtctccttcgcgaTCCAGAAGGCGGTCGACGCTTCAGCCGCCACCTGAGGAGAAGCGCACAGTTCAGGAGGCGCCTGCTGTCAAGAAAGAGCCTATGCTTCTTCCAGTGAAACGCGAGCAAGCATCGgcctcgcctgcctctgcgAACGAAGCTGAGAAAGCCACCCGGAGAGTCTACGGGCCTGCTCGGCCTGACGTTGCGGCGATTCAGACGGAAGCCTTCGGTGTCACCGATGAGATTGCTCCCCCTGCAGCGATCCAGGAGAAGGCGCGCGTCCTTCaggagcagcgagaagcCCAACAGAAGGC AGCGATTGCAGCTCGCAACGCGGCCATTGACCAGGCAgtgagagagcgacgagaacgagaagagaaagcgaagaacgaaggaggcggaagcCAAAGCGAGGCAGACCAAAAACTCCAGCAGATGAGGGAGGCGGGACTGCG GCACGAAGAGGACAAAGCCCGAAAGCACGAGCTGCTCGCGATGAAGGAGACGCTCCAAGAACAGCTGGAACAAAAGTGGCGAGTGAAAACTGAG GGCGGTGAATTATTCAATTCGGTGCAACGGCAGGCGTTTTTCAGCGAAGGCAAGACCGTGGAAGACTTTTtgcagcgacgcagagcaagacggagaaagggGGCGGACGAAGATGACATCCTCGCGACAAATGCCGAGCAACGCTGA
- a CDS encoding eIF2 kinase IF2K-C (encoded by transcript TGME49_204110~Gene product name based on ToxoDB Community Expert Annotation.), translating to MLLKRAGTPTRRTRRRKEERGEQRERKAEGRTKNHKSKEGQEKELARHDRQKKSPSAFISRWLSGKLRVGREWRKAWTQALPREPRRRASHLLSAPTKFLRSSRALECLCGSVELACTDSVGSQKQHGLAFASSRVSHVSRSRAGTPESAGRPLGDADSFLRV from the coding sequence ATGCTTCTGAAGAGAGCGGGAACTCCAacacgaagaacgagaagaaggaaagaagagcgcggggagcagagagaaagaaaagcagagggaagaacgaagaaccACAAGTCGAAGGagggacaggagaaagaattGGCGAGACATGACAGGCAAAAGAAGTCTCCGAGTGCGTTTATTTCCAGATGGTTATCTGGCAAGTTGCGGGTCGGAAGAGAATGGAGAAAGGCTTGGACTCAGGCGTTGCCACGCGagccgagaaggagagctTCCCATCTGCTGAGTGCACCAACGAAGTTTCTTCGAAGTTCGAGAGCTCTTGAGTGCCTCTGCGGCTCCGTGGAACTCGCCTGTACAGACAGCGTAGGCTCTCAGAAGCAACAcggtctcgccttcgcgtcgTCGCGCGTTTCACATGTCTCTCGATCACGTGCGGGGACGCCTGAGAGCGCAGGAAGGCCTCTCGGCGATGCAGATTCGTTTCTACGTGTGTGA